From the Diospyros lotus cultivar Yz01 chromosome 13, ASM1463336v1, whole genome shotgun sequence genome, one window contains:
- the LOC127788185 gene encoding uncharacterized protein LOC127788185 yields the protein MVGTESSATPPSIPISSIFKRILTPLAPAGRSELTGEASLEKASVLSAKEILARRTKRRRMEAASPAAAPSEPSAPEATNAPSMALVLPETLRTPNKIDYCAEILRNLTEFQGLVSRRESELQTRIISLESEVERLRGLESLSSQLSGLEHRVHILTKSVELAQEDARLANEAEAQAREDLELVQKNMLEANQANSRLGEELDSTKVVNRQLQEDIKRLTLELKEAKKGQVEALESYSRCKEDLRTAHAQLQSALKDAQVAFQNGREDFRSSEAYAAELEGVLRGGFEHMRKLIKERFPNLDVDSIPFDVVAALSSLE from the exons ATGGTAGGTACGGAGTCCAGTGCTACGCCTCCCAGCATCCCtatcagttcgatttttaaacgaattttaaCGCCATTGGCACCAGCGGGGCGTTCGGAGCTGACGGGAGAGGCTTCGCTGGAGAAGGCTTCGGTGTTGTCGGCGAAGGAGATTTTAGCGCGCCGAACGAAGCGTCGTAGGATGGAAGCCGCCTCCCCAGCTGCTGCTCCCTCCGAGCCTTCGGCTCCTGAAGCCACCAATGCTCCTTCAATGGCTTTAGTCTTACCGGAGACTCTACGAACTCCGAACAAGATCGACTATTGCGCTGAAATTCTAAGG AACCTTACGGAGTTCCAAGGTCTGGTCTCTCGACGAGAGTCCGAACTTCAAACTCGGATCATCTCCCTGGAGTCTGAAGTGGAAAGGCTTCGAGGGTTGGAATCTCTTTCTTCCCAACTGTCGGGTCTCGAGCACCGTGTTCATATTTTAACCAAGTCTGTGGAGCTGGCGCAAGAAGATGCCCGACTTGCCAACGAAGCCGAAGCTCAAGCTCGGGAGGATTTGGAGTTGGTCCAGAAGAACATGCTTGAGGCTAATCAGGCCAATTCCCGACTTGGGGAGGAGCTGGATTCCACTAAGGTTGTTAATCGCCAGCTTCAGGAGGATATAAAAAGACTCACTCTAGAGCTGAAGGAGGCCAAGAAGGGACAGGTCGAAGCGTTGGAGTCTTATTCCCGGTGCAAAGAAGACCTTCGTACTGCTCATGCCCAACTTCAATCTGccctcaaggatgcccaagtGGCTTTTCAGAATGGTCGAGAGGATTTCCGAAGCTCTGAAGCTTATGCCGCGGAATTAGAAGGAGTTCTTCGGGGTGGGTTTGAGCATATGAGAAAACTCATCAAAGAGCGCTTCCCAAACTTGGATGTAGACTCCATCCCCTTCGATGTTGTCGCCGCCTTGTCTTCTTTAGAGTAg